Sequence from the Argopecten irradians isolate NY chromosome 12, Ai_NY, whole genome shotgun sequence genome:
AGGTCAGGCGAAAATTGTTATGGCTTAATACGTTCATGACGGGAAAATAAAAGTGACGCTTGGCCAATCAATCATGTCACTTCAATATCGAGTCACTCGAAAGACATCGCCATGAAAAGCTAACTATGATATACGCACAAAAACTACAGGAGACAAATTGACGATAAACTAACTTAATAGGAGATAAAAACATTATAACGTGAGAAAAATCATTGATATTATccacatactacatatatattactattagggttttttttttctcgtggcaaaatccgtggcactatatcctatatggaatgaagtactgattgcgcatgcaccaaatgcgaaataaactaatttatattatttttgtgttaattaggcatatatatatatatacacgattaaacatcaatcattgttcaaatgatgaatatcatttgtgctctgtcggcgatggagcatctttaaacatataTCATCTGTTGGCACATATcgtcactatatatatattttacagatgATATCAAGTTTGAATAATTCCATTGGATAAGATGCTTACTGGGTCTTAAATGTGAGTAGGGTAGGATAAAAAGCAACAGGGTGGTATAGTTTTCGAACACTTTAAATATGATggcaaaaaaatgtttgattacataatgtatattgcatgtttatttaatatgGTCATAAATAACGAATATGTACCTAACCATCGGGAAAAGGGTTTGATTATTACATTATATCAGGGCCAAGGAAAGCCAAAAGAAAATCCGGATTTACATTATTACCAATGATTTTTAAGTTGTTTGAGATGATAGTTTCGGACAGAATAAACTCTGTTTTATGTTCAAAGAGCTTTCCAAACAGACAACAGTCCGCGTACCGAAGCCAGTTATGTAGTCTATGTACATCTTTTAATTTACATGAatgtaatatgactgaaggcaaggccttaaagggcgcagccagatgtttcagtaaaccactaattatacaatgttaaaaagttcaatttatggaaagaACGAAGCCGaccgaattttctgtttattttttattcatatattcacactctgtCCTTGTCCCCAAACgcccatttgagaaggaaatccacattttatttccgtaacataTATTTCGTTTTTGGTTAGCTGATTATATTGAAAGTGctctatcacttgaacgcttgcaaataaacaGCAAATAACACTGATCATAagcttctgccggatgaagattatgttcgtcggatcataaaagcgtttgaaccgcttgattatataatgatctgacttcaaagcatcgcaCGCGCTGATAGGATTTTTCACAGTGGGTAAAacaatggcggccgcaaactgaagctgtcagtgtgttggattgaatttgaaaagatttttttttcttatattttcatgtgtgTGTTACCTTAAAAGTGCTCCGCACTTCGTGCCCaaagggctgcgcccttataagTTACAATTTAGAACACAATTCAAATGTTTAAGTAGCATTTTTAGACAGCATCAAGGCGTTTGACACTGTGTAGCACGCCGATCTGCTCTACAAAATTCATGAAAGGGGGCTTATAGGCAAAGTATGGGTTATCCTGAAGGAAATGTATACACTTGTTAAGAGTTTTGTAATGTATAAAAAATTTATGTccaaaattttaatgttttaatggaTAGAGGAATTTTACAAGGGGGGTCGCTCTCCTCCAAAATGTATCTCATTTTTCATCAATGAACTATTAAACGAAatagaaaatgtgtgtaaatgcACAATTATTTGTTGAAAATTTATTCTTACCCAACACAATGCAGAAGATTTGTGTATTTTAAAAGTACCACCAATTTATCAACAGTTGGCAAGTAATTGGTTAACATGTGTGGGATACTTATAGTCCGAAGTGGGAGGTTTACGTTATATCTCAACTTAAAGTAATTTTATGgtgttttacaaaataaacgcacttaagtacaatgtatctaattatttttctttacatttgGTTTCCTTCTCAGTAGTTACTGATAATTCTAACCACGTTGGTATACTTGTTAAATCACATACTGGAAAATAGTTTCGAGAAGATAACTATAATGGGCACTTTTGTAAGTTTAAAAAACTGGGTATACATGGTCATCGTTCTTGACTTAAGGTCAGGTGATCATCACTAATGCTCTTAAAACCCTGCAACTATTGCCAAATTGATCACAATTAAGATCTATCCATCTGCTCTATTCGGATGTGAGTTGTGGAGTCTTAATAACTCAGAGAAAAATATGCTAGAACGAGCGCAGAATTTTATTGTCAAATATGTTCAAGGCTTCAGGATGAGGACCAGGACTGACATGTGTGTATCATTGCTCGGTTGGGTTACCATAAAATCTTATATTGACATCAGAAAATTATTGTTTGTAAGAATTATTATTGCCATGGATAGTGGATTCTTAATTCACAAAATTGTTGTCAACAACATTTTTACGTATTTTTTGAATGCAGAAAAACAACAATGTTTCATACCAGACATCATAGGTATATTACGAAAATACTCATTGTGTGATTCTTTTACTCATTATATTAAATCTGGTACTTCTCCttgtaaaaaaaacattggcgaaaacttgtttataaaaatgtttacaaatttgATGAAAGATCACGTCTAGAACGTATGTCAAATAATATAGATTTTATTAGATTCAAATGTATTCACCCTAAAATAGGTTGCAATTTCTTTGGGAACTCGCTGTAAAGTTCCCACAGTATAAtaatcatgtacattgtattttgaatgtttgtgtaaactaacgaatatcaaattgtatagaAATATGTCAATATTGTGGAATGCTCTATAATGATCATGTTACCCATATCATTTTgaattgtgataaaaatagcgAAATTCGTGACGAGTACTGGTGTTTTTTGGTGAATAATTTTGGATTAGAACTCATGTCATCGCTTCACAGtttaacatattttgatttatgtaaCACCTTGTTGGGTAAAGAATTGGCCAATGATTTCTCAAACAGTGCTTTAGAGGGGTTTAGTTTAGGAAATGTACTTTTTGTGTATTAGACTCCTGAAAGCATGCGATCTTTATTGCTTTGATTAAACTCATCTAATTACTAATTATTCATCTTgaacttgtacatattttgtaaacatctatttgttttttgttttgtttattgttttcatgttaaatgtcattctTTATTATAATCTTCATTTTGgcggaaataaagataataataatactgttaaaaagaatttttataCTCATTCAGAGAAATGTCAAGGTCTTTTGAGCATTATAGTGATAACATGTGATGAAGTAAACAATGCCGGGGtttgaattattttctttttttttttgcattagtGTACTCGTAACTTGTTATTGCAAGCTTTTGTATACCGACTGCACGTGCTTAGTGTTACTCCGATGAGGACGGGTACAATATTGCTCTTGGTACGCACAGAGATAACATACCTTACAGATGGTCATACGACAGCATATGAAACCCATTTTCCAAACCATTACCAATATAATTTACTAGTGATTATATTAATAATTGACACAGTATATACTAGTGGTGTAATGTATTCCAATACTGCCTTTATTGTACTGTTATTGACAGCTTTTGAAGTGCTTTTAAAGTGATTCGAAGTTCATTGCCGCGTCCATCctagatactccaggggttccgatcacttacgatctctacatccctggactatctcatagtaaaactggaggcaacagaacagaatatgtaattaagtcCTTTGTTGTACATCAACAGAGCCTTAAACGGTACACtttggttgactgtgtggctttgaagttgagcgtcgctctctctgtagtcttcaaaggaaatttatGCAGGCATATGACTGGCTAAGATGTTTCCCGCTGAGCTGCCtttaattttactatgaaatagtctaggggtgtagagattgtaagtgatcggaaccttggagtatcgaggatgtgccgCGTCCAGATTAGCTGGGTATTTACATTCCGATAGATTTATTCATACATTTTTGCCGTCAATTTTCAAAGTCCGAAATTCCCGTTCATATAAAAATGCGAAAAATGTGTGACGCACAAAAATAATCGGTTATTACATTTGTTTCTTTACTGCATTTTGAACATATTTGGAAGTACTGAACCCATCTGCCTTCATCCGAACCAAAGTGTAAAAGCGATTAATAGAAAACAATGATCGTATATCTCAATAATAACTATGCTTTAATATCATAATGTAACATTCCGTATAGCCATAATAAAATAGATTGTCGTCATAAAATTGAATCAAACTTCACcactaaaacattaaaatatatacagtgacgtaaaacaactttatttttcatttatattatagaGAGAAGTTATTTAATATCATCAACAATCATATCGACATTTTCGTTCAATTTTTATAGGTTTGCAGTCTTGTTATTTGCTTTCTATGTGTTACATAACAAATAAGGAGTTTCAAAAATACATCATCTAAAATCACTATTTTTTACTATTCAGCGGTACCCTGGTTAACCGATTACATCAAAATGAAAACGGGCTAACCAATCGTTCCATTCCTTTTAAAGCAAGGACAAATACTACCATATTCATAGACTCACATACACCACAGAGGGAAATCAGTCTTCATCAGAAAAGATGActcaatttaaaagaaaaaaaaatagcttACGAACGGCAATAATACACTGCAAATGCATGCgctaaaatatattatataaattgtatcaCTGGTATTAATGTATCCAAGAAGCAGAATATGATTTCTTGTCGTTTGCTATCAATGTACGATGAATAAAAAAGATGAAACTATACAACGCTTAAATACAGAAGTAtctgataaaatgaaaatattaaaataacgGTTAAAAATCAGGcgtaaaaaataaatcatttttaaaaagtatgtTCAACATTGCGTCACAAGTAATAACAAGTGCTACATGACAAACATTGCTGAAGTCCCACACACATAAAGTCAAACAAGACACCCATACCATTGCATTCACCATCACTCAAAATCCTCATTAATCCATTTTCACTGAAATcagacaatatctaaattttgacCCGATCAGAAACTTTTTAATTCGTTACCATGACAATGGAGGCTTTTAGAAAAGGTACAATTCTGCTCCACGTACCTCAAAATAGTCTAAATATTACAAATCAGTGGCCGTGGAATGTCGGCCATGTTGTATTCGGAAATAGAAGCGTTGTGTACCATGGTTAGTTCTTTCCTGCCTTTCAGGAAAACATCAAACATAAACAAGGtatcgaaaaaaaaaacctgcatCAGTTGGGGGACTAAATAAAAACTAGAATTGCCCTCGCTCTGCTAGCAACGACTAGCAACGACATTAATATCAAtagttttctttttcaaatattttagtgGATGTTACGCTCAtcgtaatgatatgacatttgCATCATTTGGTGTAAATATGAATCAATCTAAAAagatttctttatatttaaGATAATTCATATTGCTTGCGGggaatttgtatattttttcacaAGAGTGGATTTGTAGTTGTTTTGAATcggaaaaatatatttctttgtcagaGTGGATTTGTTTTTCTTGAAAGGCAATATACCGGGTGTTATATTTTTCGAATGAGGTTGGAAGGGGTTGGGGGCTTTTCTTTCCGTGCGGAGATTCCTTTGGCTTGTTAGATTGGAAGAGTTATGGGAGGATATTTGTATCGCTTCTAACGATGTAAGATTTGTATAACTTATGATAAGAGGAAATGTATAATGCTTGTGGCGAGATGTGATCTGTAAAGCCAATTTTGCtctttacattttcaaaatgcGCGAGTTAATTGCTAATAGATCGTCgggttttgtatatatttagcATGTTTTTCACTTTAATGTCTTTTTATTCCCTACTCCACTCTAAAGCTCAATGGTCTATCACAACTAATTTGGTATTAAACTAAAAACGCATTTCGACTAGAGTGTTGTTCAGAACAACTGCATTATCTGACATCGTCTTATCGTGAGGACGACCACATTAAATATGATAATCAATCATTGTGTGTGCTAGATCTATTGTTATTCTGACATTTGTAGATTTTTTGTGACAGCATCATAATACGTTGGTGGATCCTCATCTGGTAATGACAAATCGAATGCAGTATTACAGTAAGAAGGGGGACCCAAAGTATCTGCAATAGAAAAACCACAATCCCATGAAGTGAAAAAAATCGTCTCGTTTTactattgaattttaaaattaagaatATTCATATTCAAAGAATGTAAACGCCTAATTTGTGCAAAATGAATTGAATATGTCATCcgtttaaactatttttttaatctcaacGACAATATTACGAACAACTTCCAATTAAGTTGTATGATAACTTAATTGAATTTcgttacaatatttacattcacCGGTCAcgtctactatataaactaaaccTGCCAAAGTGAAGTCCATTGGGGTATAATTGCATCCAAATCAtaaccattatgacgtcactaatatTGACATGGTAatgtcaactgatcaccgtcaaaatagCTGTTCCTTCTTGTggattaaaattacaaaaatcttataaaaaatcttataaaaaaGATGACGAAAACTTTCTTCGCATACATGGCACGTGTGTCCTTTGTTGCCACCGAAGTGCGATTTTAGGAAACAGTGGATTTTTGACATTAAAAAAgtgtattttgaaaatgtcaGAAACATGTGaattatgttttatgaaatgtaACCTGATTATCTTGATTTCTTATACACCATACAAGATGCAAacttaattaaatttttaatgttttgagtGACCTCCcttgaaataacaaaaaattatatgttGTAGAaggttttatttgtaaataataatacaatcGCCTTCGAGTCTGGCTGGCGGCATACTAATTTTGCcctgttaaaatattttttgagatATCCCCTTTTTTGTTTTGGAATAACCATTTGTTTCAGACAAAATTCTTGTTTTCGAACAGAACTGTTTGCTAATGCATTATAAAATGCTCTTTGGTCAACAATAATGACCACTTTTTGcagattttgttttcaaatttcagTTTTCCATTTTTTAAATCATAACTTTGCAAAATAGCATGGTgaggtatgtttttttttatgtccttgtacaaatatttataccatttatatttgtatttatatttttttatggtGGTACTACACTTTACCTTAATATACTTTGGAAAATATAACTAGTAACCAAACTGACTAACTGACCATTTAAACATTGATCTGCATTCAATTGGTAATTATGagagtatgaatgccaactggtcagtggaaaatttaatgaaatacgTTAAAATTAGCAGATGGCAGTTCATGCACTGGTAAATGCCAACTGCGTTTGTTAAGGTTTATATAGTGGGTTTGCAAtgacaatgtaaatattgaagCATAATTACCGTATAACCAGATTACGTTGCTAATGTGTTAGGCTTTATAAATCTCTTACATTGAGGAATAAATGGTAAAACATTAACGGAATCTATGTTGAAATCAAATTTGGCATCTACTCCTTTGAAGTCCATTTTGTAAAAAGGGCTCTCTAgtgttttaatattatttattatacaaaaatataaaaaaaaatctttgaaaagattatttaaaatatactaACCTGGGGAGACTGCTAAAGCGTCAGGTGGCGGGGCATATATAGTTGCATCTGCATATCTGTAAGCGCCTTCTCTTTGAGGCCTAGAATCTTGGCACTCGGTTATTTCAGATTCTATTAGATTTTCAAGTTCTTCCCCGCAACAGCACTTCGATcgtttatttttaattacagaCGACAATTTACAGCTTAAGCCGACCAAGCATATAAGGATCAAAAGACCCGCGACAATTAATATCATGTAAACGGCAAAATCTGCAACAGAGGAAATTCAATAGAAAGAAAAAGAAGCAAGATAAGCTGACATAACATACGGGATATTTCAATCGAGCattcctttaaagatgctccaccgctgacaagtggtaatttttcactatcaaaaacaggagcaaacgattttgtatttttctacagttacaaaaagttacttactttacaccattatcacaattgaaaagtttgagcttctaattttacttcaagttcaaaatatgaaaaataattaattgcatcccggaaaaattccgtggcactatatgcTATATGGAACGAAgttctgattgcgcatgcaccaaaagcaaaataaattattttatattattttttgtgttaattagacatatatacacacgattaaaccccaattattgttcaaatgatgagtatcatttatgctctgtcggcggtggagcatctttaatataagATTTTAATCATAGAATCCGTTAGATATCCAGTTACTTCACCCATGAAATATTATTGTCACTCATGTAAGAAAACCTGGAGCGATTCTTATTGGCTGTGCCGAGCAGGAAATTCtattatgtgacgtcatgacagaAACTATAATATGACGTCAGGACCATGTCATTAATATCACAAGACGACACATAACACTACTGTGACTTATTAATTCTAGTTAAGTAACTATGATGTCATAACcaatgtatgacgtcacatggtTGACTTGATAGACGAGAACGTCACATCTGAGCCGTtgtatttccaaaaaaaaaatagttatgtgataaatagaaccTAGCACTTATGGCCACAGAATATGATTTTTTGACCTCTTTATATGATTTGTTATGCCGATTAAAATTATGGAATTCTTCTTTAATAATTTGCGTATATTACATAACCACTCATATAAGATCCTCTACatgtcatgacgtcacaatggttTTTCTGTTCGacacaacaaattaaaaatgttcTATGTAAGTATTTAGTATCTCTGTGATTGGTAAGTTTTTCTCCTGAAATGACTTTATTTTTGCTATAACATAATTggtataacgacaatgatagcaACCCTTAAAGTATCGTGGATGACACGGTTTTCGCTTTGTCATTTTTAAAGAGCTATACATgcatttgaaacattttaatctTCACATGTAGTTCTCAGTTATATTTAACACACAAAAATTGGTAGCTGTTATAGACATATTTTCCTTCAAAATCTATCTCTGTTATTTACACAACCCATTCCCGCAAGTTCAAAAAAATGTTCCACTTTAAAATTGCAGgctatatacataaatgtatgtacaaagaaaataatgataaagAAAATGCATCCAGAATACCCCGTTTTGAGTGTTTTCTTTGATGTAACAGACAATGAGCAAATTAAATGGGTTtaacgattcttgaaatacaagtgttctttatttataatttgtttacatttcactGTTGTCAGCTTTATGTTTGGCAATTACCCAATAGTAGTCATTCTTTATGTTAAGTTTCAGCGAGCCTAAGTAAAGGAAATACAATAATCTTATTAGTAAGGTTTAAAGTcatatttaattgaattagTGATTTTTTGTATGTCTATTACTCAtttcttaggtgtacttgaacataaatTAGTTGATATAATGTTTCTATTCATCCGTCCTAACCTTAGATATCACTGTTGACTTGTAGATTGCtgtattgtatataatgttCCTAAAAGTATATAATAGATGTATTTGAGATGATGGAAATGCCTTCCTATATGCTATATTTGAGTAAACATAATGACATGGTTATCAggtgacagaaatatatacTGAATCCTTGCAATAAgtgtgttgaaattgaaaattgaaccATGTgcacaataaaataaaaaaaaaatatttttgcatattttgccaaaaattacaaacaacacaataatctacgagtcaacagtaatatatAAGGTTAGGactaagttatgttcaagtacacataagaagtgatatataagCATAAAAAACACTAGTTtaaaccacagggacttgtaacgtaggttgtgagaaagtctgttgtgtatacatgtataccaggcctatatactatataattataataaggatatctgactgcatttttcacgttcataatgaaataaaggtatgttaatatattatttcgtgtctgaagttgtgttttccgtatcaaaaatttatttaagaatatattagtattaaatataaacatatttatccatgtttgacggaatacgggcgacttttgtagaggcaggtgtacctcttccaagcgagccgttggttcccttgttcttttatatagtatataggcctagtacacatgcatacacaacagactttctcacaacctacgtaaCAAATCCCTGTGGTTTAAACATGGTCATAAGATAAAGATTGTTGAGATCTGTCTCCATATCCGTATTATCAAACTTTTGTTAGCGTGTTTACCCAGGTATGTCCGCGTTATACAGACGACACGCACAAATGGTTTCTCGATATCAGAGAAGAACGTATTCTCCCAAATGTGCAGAAGAGGAaactatgtttgtttttttaatcacAAAAAATGTTACGGgtaaaatttgataataataataataaaataatagacTTTATTAAACTTGATTATATGTTGAGCTTAGCAGCTCATCTTAACGTGCCCaagataaatatacagtatatacagggTAAAGAAATATCTATATTCATTCATGAAAAAAGGGGCACATATGAAGAGGATATGAATTACAGCTACTGGTCGAATAAAGAATTACTCCACAAAAAATCTTTTGTTGCTTTCTTAAAAGATAAAAGAGATCGATATATATGCGCTAGATGTGCAGCTTCTTATGTAGTCTGGTAAAATGTTCCAAACATAAGCTCCTTTATATTTAAACGATCGTTTAAATgtacttttacagtgatttagtaaataaaaaatatttgagtGTGAAAATCTACCCCAGATTGTGGCACAATAATCCATATTgggattaataaaacaattaaaaaaagtgATACAAGAGGTTTGACTTAAAAAATGgtcttcattttttcatttgaaaaaattgacaggatatttttctgtatatatcagagAAATGGTAATTCCAAGTTATACAATCATCCACTGAAACTCCTAAGAGTTTTCCACAtgttacattttcaatatttacattaatggCAACACATAATTCATCTGTTAGTTTACTTTTCCTCTGTGAGGTGGAAACAACCATAGCTTTGGTTTTTCTCGGTAGTGATgcacattttatttacattacacCATGAGGATATTGTTTTGCCTGAGCTTGAGCTGCAGTATTATctgcatacatatacatgtcacTGGTTGATTACTTACGGGAGATCCTTCACATATCAAATAAACATCACTGGTCCCAATACCGATCCCTGAGGGACTCCCTGTTAGAGGGAGATGATCATTTGGTGTacttttagattttaaaaactTGAAATCCCCTGTCaagataacttttaaaaaaatgctgTCCTTGAACAaccatataattattttttaattaaaattggGTGATTAACAAGATCGAAAGCTTTACCAAAGTCTAAAGATAGTAGACAGAAAGCAATCCTTTATCGATTGCATCAAACCACGAATTTGCAATGCTGGTACAGTAAGTGCTGATTGGCAAGAATATTTGGGTCTGAACACAGACTggatatttgaaattaaattattttcagtcaaaaagttataaaaatgaatatgtatatgttttttcCAAATCTTTGGATAAAACAGGCAATATCGGTCCGTAATTACACAACATTTCTTTCTTACACTGTTTAAAAAAGAGGGTTTACTTTGGTGTATTCCAGTTTTGAGGGAAACAACTTGAGTcaatgcacatacatgtatttagtaaattaCAGAAAACTGGTGAAAAAGCCTTAgcacaatattaaaaaaaatatattatcaagCCCTGGGGATTTGTTGAAAtctaaaatagataaaaatttcTCTTCGAAAGGAATGTCAACTTTTTgaatgtcaattttttttccatctAATTTGTTTTGTGTGAATTCCTTAAGCATTACAAATATATCTCAGGATTTTTAATTAAAAGCTTGATTTACATATTGACTTGTTATGTTGGTAAACTACTTACTGAAACAGTTTCCTATTTCATTTTCGTTAGTAATTTCATTGCCATCGGTATCTTTGACAAAACTTGTTACACTAGATGTCTTATTTGGACATAACTTCTTGCAATTGTTCCATTAGTTTTTGGAAACCTTGATATTGATCTAGAACAGAAGTGAAAACATTAGGACTTTGCAGACCTTATCATGGCAGTTAATTCATC
This genomic interval carries:
- the LOC138336619 gene encoding uncharacterized protein, which codes for MVYPGFSMASDVPVDFAVYMILIVAGLLILICLVGLSCKLSSVIKNKRSKCCCGEELENLIESEITECQDSRPQREGAYRYADATIYAPPPDALAVSPDTLGPPSYCNTAFDLSLPDEDPPTYYDAVTKNLQMSE